The Bartonella sp. HY328 genome contains the following window.
AATGCAGAAGATCCGCATAATTTTACACCATCACCTGGTTTAATCACTCATTTCCATACTCCAGGTGGGTTGGGCATTCGTGTTGATTCGGGAGCCTATACGGGTTATCGTATTCCTCCTTATTATGATAGTTTGATCGGTAAGCTTATTGTTCATGGTCGTAATCGCAAAGAATGTATGATGCGTTTACGCCGTGCGTTGGATGAGTTTGTCGTTGATGGTGTAAAAACCACGCTACCATTGTTCATGGATCTCATTAAGAATGATGATATCGCCAAAGGTGACTATGATATTCATTGGCTAGAAAAATATTTGGCGAACAAAAATTCAGCTAAATAATTAGTTTCATATTAAGTACTATAATTAGAGCAATTGGCATAGTCTAAACTATCAATTGCTCTAATTTGTTTTTATCAGGTTCTATTTATAAATGTGCTATACCTAATAGCAATATTTTTAAGTTAAGTGGTATAATCATGGATTATTATAAAATTGATCCCGACGACTTGCTTAACGCCTATGCTCAAGGCATTTTTCCAATGTCTGATGATGCGGATGATCCAGATATTTTTTGGGTAAAACCTAAAATGCGTGGTATTATCCCTCTTAACTCGCTTCATATTTCACGCAGCCTTGCAAAATTTTTGCGTAAGAATCCTTTTGAAATTCGATTTGATACAGATTTCTTAGGAGTGATTAATGGGTGTGCAGAAGCCAAGCAAGGCCGAGAAAATACATGGATAAATCAACCAATACGCGATGCATGCCATACACTTTTTTTAAGTGGTTTTTGCCATACTGTTGAAGCTTGGCGCGATAATCACTTGGTAGGCGGTCTCTATGGTATTTCGCTTGGCGGTGCGTTTTTCGGTGAAAGTATGTTTTCACGCGCAGACAATGCTTCTAAAGCGTGTTTAGTAGCTTTAGTTAACTTACTGCAAACCCATGATTTTCAATTATTGGACACCCAGTTTTTAACCGATCACTTGGCTAGCATGGGTGCTATCGAAATTTCGCAAGAAGAATATGAAAAACTTCTTTTCGCCGCTATCAAGGTTAAGGCTAAGTTTTAAATAACTTTAAAGAACATTAGTAAGGTTGAATTAAGCCAATTTGATACTTATATATGGATATTTAAATCCAAAAGCTTAACCAAGCCAAAATTTAGGGTATAGATTGCTTCTATGGGACTTAATCTTGTAAAATTATGTGTTGGCGCATCTTCAATAGAAGATTTACAGGCTTGGATTGACTTTATAATGGACGAAAAGCGTTCATTAGGAAAAGCAGCAATGCAAACCCATACCACACGCATGATCCCCAAACGTAAAGACGAGCTACTTGACGGCGGCTCACTTTATTGGGTTATTAAAAATAATGTTCAATGTCGGCAAAAGCTGCTTGATATTCAAGAGTTTATTGATAATGATGGCATTAAAAGATGTGACTTGGTTTTAGAGCCTAAAATCATTGAAACACAATGGCAACCAAGACGTGCATTTCAAGGCTGGCGTTATCTTGATGATAAAGATGCCCCAAAAGATTTATCATCTAATAGCTTAGCGGATTTACCCGTTGAACTGCGCCACGAGCTTGCCGAGCTTGGCTTACTTTAGCCTTATAAAAAACTGTTCATCATTAAGCATGAGAATAGAGCACGTCACCAACTTAACTGACAATGCTCTATAATTTAGATCTAGCTGAGATTAAGTCTTTCTCGTCTTATTTTAAATGCCTCATAGGCAGAACTTGACAGATCAACACTAATTTTTACGCTACCATCTTCGCGATCTTTACGCTGATGATTACGCCCATTGCGATAAAGCCAATCCAACAACACCAATTCGTTTGAATTTAACTGCAAGCTAATGCGCTCAATTTTTCCAGATATACGCTGTTCAATAAGTGTGGTTAACTCATCAATACCAGTACCATCAATTGCTGATAGTGGAATGCTTGGTAAAATTGCTGTTTGCGCTGTCTGCTGCAACTGCTCTTGAGCTGCCTGCTCAAGCCTATCTACCTTATTCCAAACTTCAATCATGCGTTCTGGATCATCAACCTCAACTCCAAGACCTTTTAAAATATCCAAGACATCTTGGCGATGGACTGCATTATCGGGATCTGACATATCACGTACATGTAGAATAATATCGGCTTCAATCACCTCTTCCAAAGTTGCCCGAAATGCAGCAACCAAATGGGTTGGCAAATTGGAAATAAAGCCCACCGTATCAGATAAGATAACCGTATCACCGTGTGGAAATTTTATGCGTCGTAATGTGGGATCAAGCGTTGCAAATAGCATATCCTTGGCCAAAACATCGGCGCCGGTAATGCGATTAAACAATGTTGACTTACCAGCATTGGTATACCCAACAAGTGCAACAACTGGATGAGGAGTCTTTTTACGTTTGGCACGATGCAATTCGCGTGTCTTCACTACCTTTTCAAGATCACGTTTCAAACGCGTAATCTTATCTTGTAATAAACGCCTATCTGCTTCGATCTGGGTTTCACCTGGCCCACCCAAAAAACCGCCACCGCCGCGCTGCCGTTCCAAGTGGGTCCAACTACGAACAAGACGCCCCTTTTGATAATTTAAGTGGGCAAGTTCAACCTGTAGCGTTCCTTCACGGGTACGCGCGCGTTCACCAAAAATTTCAAGAATAAGACCAGTGCGGTCAATAACCTTGCAATTCCAAGCTTTTTCAAGGTTGCGTTGCTGAACTGGTGTTAAACTATAATCAACAATTGCCAGGCCGATTTCATTATCAAAGATGATTTCACCAAGCTCATCCACCTTACCGCTGCCCAACAGGGTTGCAGGTTTCACCTGACTTAGGGTCACTGTCTGCTGTACTATGACATCAAGATCAATCGCTCGCGCAAGCCCTAAAGCTTCCTCAACCCGTGCTGAGATGCTACGGCTAGGCATATTTTCCTGCGGACGATCCTCTTTTACAACCGGCACAACAACAAGACTGCGCACTGCTATGGGTTGATGATCAACTAACTTATGTTCAATAACTATTTCTTTTTCCAAGGATATTCTTTTTCACCTAACGATGTTTGTGTTTATTTTGAGTAATGCATTTATTGAAAAGCAATCCCAATTCAGTCTTTTTTATTATAAACAAGACCAATCCTATATATAAATTCAACTTGGTATTTTGCAAGTGACTTCATTATCGCCTAAGTCGTATTGAGCCATATTTTGATATAAATAGCAATCTGCAAATAAAAAAGCCCTTGTTAGAAACAAGGGCTTAAACATGAACGAATTGTTTTTTTAAATTAGTTTGTTGGCACACCTGATGAAGGTGCCGGCGCATTTTGTGGTATAGTTGTAGCTGGTGCATCAATGCTGTTAGGCACACCAGTATTTGTTGGTGCCGTTGGAGCTGGCGCACTAATAGCTGCAGGAACATTATCTAACTCTGATGATGATCTATGACCTGATACAGACTGCAAAACAGTTAATATGATGGATGTTAAAAAGAAACAAGCAGCAAGAATTGCGGTAAAACGGGTTAAGGCATTTTTGGTGCCACGTGCGGTCATAAAACCAGAACCACCACCTATACCAAGGCCACCACCCTCAGAACGTTGGATCAATATGACCCCAACAAGGGCAATAACAATCAGAAGGTGGATAACGATGACAACTGTCTGCATTGGTCCTGTCTTTCATGCAAGTTTGCC
Protein-coding sequences here:
- the aat gene encoding leucyl/phenylalanyl-tRNA--protein transferase, with amino-acid sequence MDYYKIDPDDLLNAYAQGIFPMSDDADDPDIFWVKPKMRGIIPLNSLHISRSLAKFLRKNPFEIRFDTDFLGVINGCAEAKQGRENTWINQPIRDACHTLFLSGFCHTVEAWRDNHLVGGLYGISLGGAFFGESMFSRADNASKACLVALVNLLQTHDFQLLDTQFLTDHLASMGAIEISQEEYEKLLFAAIKVKAKF
- a CDS encoding DUF1489 family protein, which translates into the protein MGLNLVKLCVGASSIEDLQAWIDFIMDEKRSLGKAAMQTHTTRMIPKRKDELLDGGSLYWVIKNNVQCRQKLLDIQEFIDNDGIKRCDLVLEPKIIETQWQPRRAFQGWRYLDDKDAPKDLSSNSLADLPVELRHELAELGLL
- the hflX gene encoding GTPase HflX; amino-acid sequence: MEKEIVIEHKLVDHQPIAVRSLVVVPVVKEDRPQENMPSRSISARVEEALGLARAIDLDVIVQQTVTLSQVKPATLLGSGKVDELGEIIFDNEIGLAIVDYSLTPVQQRNLEKAWNCKVIDRTGLILEIFGERARTREGTLQVELAHLNYQKGRLVRSWTHLERQRGGGGFLGGPGETQIEADRRLLQDKITRLKRDLEKVVKTRELHRAKRKKTPHPVVALVGYTNAGKSTLFNRITGADVLAKDMLFATLDPTLRRIKFPHGDTVILSDTVGFISNLPTHLVAAFRATLEEVIEADIILHVRDMSDPDNAVHRQDVLDILKGLGVEVDDPERMIEVWNKVDRLEQAAQEQLQQTAQTAILPSIPLSAIDGTGIDELTTLIEQRISGKIERISLQLNSNELVLLDWLYRNGRNHQRKDREDGSVKISVDLSSSAYEAFKIRRERLNLS
- the secG gene encoding preprotein translocase subunit SecG, which produces MQTVVIVIHLLIVIALVGVILIQRSEGGGLGIGGGSGFMTARGTKNALTRFTAILAACFFLTSIILTVLQSVSGHRSSSELDNVPAAISAPAPTAPTNTGVPNSIDAPATTIPQNAPAPSSGVPTN